The genomic segment TTCAGGTGTCGCATAGTTCTTAACCGTGACCTGATTTGTCTTGATGCCAATTCTCCTCCTCCCAGAGTGCCCCCTGCAGGAGCACACCACCTGGCGGCCGACTTCAGCTCAGCTCTCAGGCTGCTTGACACGGAGCTGGCAGACCAGGCAGACCAGGTCTGGGTTATAGGGGGCAGCTCTCTCTACAAGGTACTGCATGGAAACGGCCAGGCTGTCCCACAGCTGCTCACAGATTttgggatgttttgtttttttttttaaatctgtaaaaGATTTTTGACGCTTTGATGTTGGGAATTTTGAATTGGAGTCTTAATAGAGAACTGCTACAGAAAGTGACCATTCTCAAATAAGCAATGtccaaatgttttaattttactgtCATACTAGTCACAGCCGTCCATTGATGGTCATGGCGAACCACTTCAGGGTGAGCTGAAATTACGCACGACACGTCATTTATGTTCTGATTTGCTTTTGGGCTACCCAGGAGCTGATGGAGAGCCCGGGGACCAGGCGACTGTTTGTCACGCGCATCCTGAAGCAGTTTGAGTGCGACACGTTCCTCCCTGAAATCAGACCAGACAAATATCGCCTTCTGCCGGAGTAAGATCAGCAGGTTTATTACAGTAGTTTTGGCCgtcatttatttcaattatgaaaatattgtaatattataaacctttcccattttttttgtgtgtttgtatgcgaGATGGAACATACAGTAAGGCTTCTTTCTCCTACAGGTTTCCAGGAGTGCTAcaagagcagcaggaggagaatgGCATCCAGTACAGATTTGAAGTCTATGAGAGCATCGAGCAGTGAGGaggaattattttttttaaaaagtccagCATTTACATTCAATCTGGTGCCCAACGATTTCAAGTGACTTGCACAGTTGGCGGGATTTCATACTATTTCTTCAGTGTCTGAAATCGGGGTTAATTTCAACTCTTAAGATTCCTACTGTAGAGTTATTCACAGGTGGGGAGGATCTGGCAACAGGTTAGCCTCCGTCTCCTCAGTAGACTCCGCTGTGGTTCCTTTCCGGAGTGAAAGCACGTACGAGGAACAGATGTGACTCTAGTTATGGAATCTATTTGATTGTGTTGCGGCCGTTCCACCTGTCATGTTCCGCTGTACGGTCGAGTCGGCGTGTCAGTTATTTGTAATGGTTGAACTCCATTACAGTTTCGATTGATGCACATATCCAGGTAGTTCTTTGTGACCACCAGGCACGACGAATAAAACCTTCAAGTGCAGGTACAAGATTTTAAACTTGGTGTCTGACATTgattctccccccccccccccccccccccaaaccagGTTGAAAAGTAAACAATTGAATATAAGTGTAGTCCATTTACCATGAACTTAACATGGCAACAATATCCACAATGAAGGCTTGTGTGTGCAGATTACAGGGTGTCTCCCAGGTAGGTAGGCGCAAAGGAGATTTTAAAATATGACGTAATAAGTAATGTGTTAGAAATGACAATGTACAGTCTTGGAATGCAACAAAAGACAttcaaataaatatcaaaaattTTTGCACTCTACAAAAAAAACTTGGAAATAAAGTCCTGATTGGCTACTGAGTCTTAAAGCCTTTGGATGCTGGGCACATTTCAACAACATCATTTGTTCCAAATACTTCTTTCTTTACAGAGATCTTGATCTCTCAGCATTGAGGAGCTGCATAGCAGAGTGTGCAAAGACAAACATCTCTTACAGTATTGCCGCACTTTAAACGCTCAGAGAACGGTACTCAAGACTAAAGGTTAGTTTGTAATACGCACCCTTCCCCTTATGCCTTGGCTCAGCCCTCCTATGTTTCATCAGCCTCGGTTCTCACGACGGTTCGCAGTTCGCAAGCCTTCCGTTCTCAAGACAAAGGACTCATCCGGTAAAATCCCTTTGAGAGGTCTCTCAAGAGTGTCTATGTGGTCTCACTtccaagggttagggttatagcagcataactaggggctggtccaggcaggcctgagccagccctaactaaGCGttttcaaaaagcaaagtttaaagcctactcttaaaagtagagagtgtgtctgcctcccgggACCCAAACTGGGGgccggttccacaggagaggagcttgatagccGATGGCTCCGCTCCCATCCCGCAAATGCTCAGTTGCAGCtgtagctgtggtggtgtgCATAATGCTGCTTATCAAGGTTGTGAAGTGCAAAAAAGGAAATTCAAAGATATAAAGTGCGTAAGAAAAGTATCATGCGCTGAAGCAACAAAGCAATCCTTGGTGCGTAATCCAAGACCCACGAGGTGTAATTGTGCCGTAAAAGATAGCACCTTGATAGTGGTTCAACTTTGTGGCCTTCATCTGGAAAGCTGTGAGTGTTACTATgcaacagaaagaagaaaaggaaaaaaaagaaaaaagcttgaGATTTAAGGCTACAGCCAATGCAGCAGACGAGCATCTGGGCGTAGGATGGCAAGGATCCGACTGTGGAAATGTTGCATGAGATGTTAATTCCCAATGACGGTTTATCATAGTGTGGCGATTCATCTGGTTTCCCTCATTCCGCAATGGGATGCCAGAAGCCTTTTTGCAAATGATCCAGAattgaagacacacacatagtcaaATAATAAGCCAGAAGTTCTCTACGTCGGAGAGACCTGGCTGAAAGCCAAGGGTGTAGGCTGgaaagtggtggtggtggggacaTAAATTTGGTTTAAAAAAGTCATGCTCTGGCGTACTAGGCAGCAAATCTGCAGTGGACTGGAGCGTCTCCAAACGGCATGCAAGAGCATTTATCCCCCAAAAGGTTTGACTTATCAAATGTAGTAAGTGGTCCAGCCCTACACAAATGTGGCACATCCTCTAAAATCTGCAGATTCCAAAAACGTTAGTATCTGCACTCTATGATCTTACTGTCTTAAGTAATGTTTGCTCAGCCAAAAAGTGTGATTTTTCAGAACTGGTTTGCCGTATCGGCGGTGAATGAGACGCCTCTGAGCCCGCTGTGGTCGactgcaggacagcagcagtaacttagcttggaaagTAGAGACACGGGGACTGAAGgggatgaacttcctgtttatcagaccacaaacgAGACAGGAGGTAagttggaaaaacaatagatgtgtctggggactgggcctcgCTGATTAccagtacaaaaacacacacctttattcactggttttggtgaaactccatcatttgaCAATACACACTGATTTCTGCGGGTGTAAAGGAATCATTAACTGGAGTCTGGAAATCTTTGCTTTACACACGCGGCGCAAAGACCCTTTGAACAGTTAAATGTTCATTCCTTCATTTGATCAGGATGCGTATCAGGATTGTTTTGTGCCGTATCATTGATACTGTTCACACAGGCCTATATCATATCAACTGTATTACCCTCAGGCAATTATGCTACTTAGCATGTACTGTGGCGTGCTCAACATATTTCATTCTTTACGTTGTattcaagtgaaaaaaagaaaaaagacatcaAGATATCAAAATGTAGTGACTTTAGACTTCAAGCTCACTAACTCGAGGTTTAAAAACTTGGACTTCCCCTGACAAAGATTATGGCTCGTTGACACCTCAGCATTCTAGGAGTACACAGATGTGTTCCAAcgtttttgggggttttttcaTCTTGGCAGAAGGAATCTGTCACCGACTTCATGACTCCAACCGCCTCGGATTATTACGAGAAAAACTCACCAGGACTGCGGTGGACTCCATCTTCGCCGTGGAAGAGATGGCAACACGCTCCGTCACAGGAAAAAGGGGGGATTCTCGGGCAGAAAAGACAAAGCCTTGACGAAGTGAAGCTAGTGATCGGTAAGCATGCCAGACTAGTTTTGGGTTGGGCACGCTGCTATTATAGCGGCttgttaacacacaaaaaaatgacgGCCTtcaatgttttcattatcacccccacagacagacagacagacagacagagagagatagacgtagagacgcagacagacagacaggcagagatgtatggcagcactagcagtagaaatagcagctataattataataatactggaaatatgactgataatagtagttacagctgtaatagtagctgagattaataatagcagctttaatagtaacagaactacgactaaacataataactgtagtgatgagagtcagggaggcccatggcagcagcacccaggcgtaccaggaccacgatccacagcaacctgcaagacgagaaagcacaaagaaactccggggaagatataaagttagtaacatgcattggactgtgatgaatgtgcaaagatgaagagggagaggaggaaagctcagtgcatcatgggaagtcccccagcagtccaggcctatagcagcataactagggggctggtccaggcaggcctgagccaggcCTGAGCCataagcaaagttttaagcaaagttttaagcctactcttaaaagtagagagtgtgtctgcctcccggacccaaactgggagccgattccacaggagaggagcttgatagctgaaggctctggctcctgttctgcttttggagactctaggaaccacaagcaaccctgcattctgggagcgcagtgctctagtggggtaatagggtactatgacctctttaagatatgatggtgcctgaccagtaagagctttgtaagtcaggagaaggattttaaactctattctagattttacagggagccagtgcagcaaagctaacacaggagaaatatgatctcttttcctggttcctgtcagtatacctgccgcagcattctggatcagctggagagtcttcagggacttattgggacagcctgataataaggaactgcaataatccagccgagatgtaacaaatgcatggactagtttttctgcatctgtttgagacaggatcttcctgatttttgcaatgttacggaggtgaaagaaggcagtccttgaagtttgttttacgtgggagttaaaggacatgtcctgatcaaagacaactccgagattcctcacggtggcgctggaggccagggcaatgccatctagggtaacaatatccttagatactgtgtttctgaggtgttcagggccgagaacaataacttctgtcttgtctgagttcaacatcagataattacaggtcatccaggtctttatgtccttaaggcatgcttggagcttggctaactgatgaggttcttctggcttgatcgatgaatataactgggtatcatccgcatagcaatgaaaatgtatggagtgttttctaatggtatctcctaaaggaagcatatataaggtgaatagtattggtccaagcacagaacctcATTaactgactttggcgtacatggaggattcatcgttaacatgtacaaactgagatccatctgataaatacgacttaaaccagcttagtgcggttcctttgatgccaattacatgttccagtctctgtaataggatatgatggtcaatggtgtcgaatgcagcactaaggtctaacaaaacaagtatagagacaagtcccttgtctgatgcagttagaaggtcatttgtaactttcaccagtgctgtctctgtgctatgatgagtGTATATCTGTATGCAAGATTTGACACGTGAAATTACAGGGGTTTACATGGGGTCCCAATAAATAAGACACcttgtgtctctttttcttgACG from the Enoplosus armatus isolate fEnoArm2 chromosome 4, fEnoArm2.hap1, whole genome shotgun sequence genome contains:
- the dhfr gene encoding dihydrofolate reductase — its product is MSRVLNGIVAVCPDLGIGKNGNLPWHPVRLNNEFKHFRKMTSTPSVTGKQNVVIMGRKTWFSIPEKNRPLNSRINIVLSRELKVPPAGAHHLAADFSSALRLLDTELADQADQVWVIGGSSLYKELMESPGTRRLFVTRILKQFECDTFLPEIRPDKYRLLPEFPGVLQEQQEENGIQYRFEVYESIEQ